The DNA segment GGATCCCAACCCAAATcctcctcagccctgcctggaCCAGgctttcccaaattcccaggtTGTTCCCACCCTCCCAAACCCTCAGCCTGCAGAAGCCACTCCTGCCTTCATCCTCCTTAAACCCAGAGCGGGGGAAGCAGCATTCCCTAATCCCAAAGGGCCAGGGGGACACCCCGACACCCcctgcacagggacacacggacagctCGTGTGGAAAAGCTCCTGGGCCCACATCAACCCCTCCAGGACACGTGGGGACAGACCCAACGCGGCATcccaggaaaaggagggagCAAGGATGGCAAGGAGAAGGGGatggagggaagaggaaagggaTGGGGGACTGaggagggggctgcagggaggaagaaggggatggagagaggaggaaCTGCATGGAGGGACGGGGAAGGGGATGAAGAGACTGGGaaggggatgcagggatggggaaagggatGGAGGAAGGCGGAAGGGGCTGCAGGAATGAGGAggatggggctgcagggacatggagggaggaggagggggatggagggatgaggaaggggatggagggaggaggagggggatggagggaggaggacagggatagagagaggaggaagacgaTGAAGGGATGAggaaggggatggagggaggaggACGGGGATGAGGGGATGAGGAAGGGGATGAGGGGATGAGGACGGGGATGAAGGGATAAGGATAAAGggaggaggacggggatggagggaggaggagggggctggagggatgaggatgaggatggagggATGAGgaaggggatggagggatgaggaaggggatggagggaggaggacggggatggagggatgaggaaggggatggagggaggaggacggggatggagggaggaggaaggggatggagggaggaggaaggggattAGGGGATGAGGATGAAGGGGTGAGGATGGAGGGATGAGGACGGGGATGGAGGGATGAGGACGGGCCTGCAGAGCCCGCGGGAACGAGGGGCCTGAGGAAGGGGCGAGCCCCGGGGGTACCGGGAATtgccggggcagcgcggggaGCGCCGGCGGGAGGGGACGGGGGCGATGCCGCGGCCCCGCTCCAGGCGCGGCTCGGTACCTGAGGCGCTCCCGGCTCCGCCGTCCGGGAAGCTGCGGCGCCCAggagcccccggcccggcccttcCCGGGGCCCGGAGCGTGTCggggcccccggcccggccctgcccccggccggcccggcggctccgggggtcccggtggggcCCGGAGCGatcggggccgggccgggcccgccggagcAGCGAcaccgcccgcgccgccgccagggggcgccggggggcgccgggggCGGAGCAggaggggcggggcttgggTGGGCGGGGCTTGGGGTGGGCGGGGCTTGGGTGGGCGGGGCCTGGTGGTAAGGGGTGAatgggagaggatttggggtctgggagaggatttggggtcagTGAGAGGATTTTGGGTCTGTGAGAGGTTTTGGGCTTAGCgagaggatttggggtcagcgagaggatttggggtcagcgagaggatttggggtcagtgagaggatttggggtcagcgagaggatttggggtcagtgagaggatttggggtctgtgagaggttttggggtcagTGAAAGGATTTGGAGGTCAGGGAGTGGGTTTGGGGGTCAGtgagaggatttgggggtctgggaaatgagaggttttggggtcagtgagaggttttgggggtgaGAGAGTGGGTTTGGGGGTCTGGGAGAGAATTGGGGGTCATtgagaggattttggggtcagtGAGAGGATTTTGGGTCTGtgagaggatttgggggtctgggaaatgagaggttttgggggtcAGTGAGAGGTTTTGCAGTCAGTGAGAGGATTTTGTGTCTgtgagaggttttgggggtcAGGGAGTgggtttgggggtctggggagggagaggggctctgggggtcaatgcagggggatttggggggatctgggctGGAGGATTGCTGAAGGAAGGGTCAGTGGAaggagatttggggggggttgggaTCAAaggagggggatttggggactcTGGGGTTGAAGGGGTGTCCTGGGGTGTCTGGGGTGTCCTGCCCTCCGAGGGGACACTGCTGCCACTGTCACCGCGGCGCAGTGGCCGATGCCACCTGGGAAAGCCCCGAgtgccctggctgtccctgtgtctgtccctgtgcccacgGAGGACTTTGCCCGTGGATCTCTCTGCcctggggagggatggaggagcaTGGGGGGAGCGGGGGACAAGGGGGGCCCTGTCACCACCCGCGGGGACAAAGTCCCAGGCAGGAACTGGGCCCAGAGAAAGCTGCAGGACCGAGCTCCCAGCGAGGCCAAGCAGCAGTGACAGcgtggggacatcggggacctCCAAGGGACCCTGCCAAGTGTGGAGGTGCTcacccctcctcctcctcctcctgcttctccccctgctcagggcatttttCAAAGTGTCCtcaaatggtttgggttggaaaggactttaaaaatccctttccTGCCACGGACAAtttccaggttgctccaagtggTGCCTTACCCGGCCTACCTAAAACAGAGGCCAGACAGAATGAAGGGAataaaaaagcagttttatttaCTGAAGGGCCTCCAGGTACATTTAGGACAGATGAAGCCCACCCAAAAACGGACCATGTGTCAGGGGTTTCATGCTTTTATAAGTTTGGGTCATTTGCGTATTGGGGGTTAATCTTCCAATTaaagcttcaggtaatgaagttgttttaccccaagtttgctcCTCCCCAACTCCCTTTTGTTCCCATCTCTCTGGCttgaggcagtgaggtgtccttgattccaggcctggagagggattgttttggaaaaatgggaaagcagcagctcccactgtgTATGGAGTTTAGATTTAcacactaaagaactgcaggattacaaatgtATGGAAATGATAAAAGCTGAATTCCTAAGGCATCGCAAaacccatccaacctggccttggacacttccatgaGGCAGCCCCACAACCTGTGCCCAACACCCCTGCACGGCCTCGCCCAGCGGTGCCACGGGCTTGTCACAGAGCCTGGCACCTCCTCTGCCAAATTGCCATCCCTGTGCGTTTTTTTTGCAGTGCCACCCTGATCCCAGAGCCTCCGACACCCCTCGGGGCTCCCAAAACGAGCCACAGCTCCCGGCACCACGCAGGAGGCAGAGATCCAGCCTGGTCCCCGCAGACgtgggggggtttttggggatgcTGCGTCCTCTGTCATCCCCAAAGTCACGTCAGCGGGCAGGAAAATCTTACAGCACGCTGAGAAacgcacagaaacaccaacaggaCGCTGTGCCTCGCGTCAGGCTCTGCTAAATTTTCCCCTGAGTCCTGCCCGGGTGGAATTGCTGCAGCCGGAGCCGGTCTTGGAATGGCTCGGAGGAGCCTCGTCAGGTGTTCAGGGCTTGTGGAAACTGGGACATCCTGACTTGCCGCTGGCTAACTCCTTTGTGAGAGCCCAGCCAAAGTTTCTCCACCTCTAAATTGGGGTGTAATGACACTTCCCCCTCTTTCATGAAGCTTCAACTCTTTCTGATCTCGGCAGGGAAATAAATCACCGCGCGGGATCATAAAAGCCATCAAACGGCAACCCGGGGTGAACCGAGCCGCAGATGGAGGGAAGGGCGCGGGCGCTCGGAAAATGAGAGGTAGGAGCGAGCCAGATGTCACCGGCAGCTCTTTCCCCTGTAGGGTTAATGTCccccccctttcccctccctgcctgccctggaaTTCCAGCCATTGGCTGCCTCCCGAGGTTTAGGCTAAAAAGCCTCTAATTAGGACCCCGGCTGCCGCGGAGCCAGtgcctgggcaggcagggaaaaaataaaagagagagaggaaagaaagaaagaaagaaaagaaaaaacaacaacaaaaaaagcgtTTCCCCGACGGAgcttggatgttttcctttcgCTTTGCAAAGTTTCCCCAGCCCAGGCTCCGTTCGCTCGCGTCCTCCGGAGCAGGGCGGGACGGCGGCGGCCGGCGCGGGGCTGGAGCGGGCGGCCGAGCCCGGAgcggcggagcgcggggcccgGAGCGCCGGGAAGGGGCAGGTACGAGCGGCTGGAAGCGACTCCCGAGCGCGGCTCTCCCGGCTCCgagcggggatggagctgcGGGAGAGGGAGCTTGGGAGGAGGGGGCAGCGGGAGGGTCCTGCTGCCGGGGGAAGGGGACGAGGCGGAGCGGGGGGATTTTGGCTGTTTGgaggtttgttgttttgggtttttttggagggagATGATATCGCTGTCCCCGCCGTCTTTGTTTCCGGGAAATGTCCCCTGAGAGCAGGAGGTGACGCCCGGTCCATCgtgccaggctctgccagccctgagccGGGCAGGTGCGCTGcaccatccctgctccagctgggattgGCCGGGAATGGGATATTTGgggatgggggatggagctgggccccTTCGGACGTCTGGTGGccacagggaggggtggggggctTCGTTCTGGTGGTCACAGGGAGAGGCGGGGGGCGAATCTTCATCccgggggctgcaggcagacgAGGGGCGGGGGTCTCGGTCCGTAGCTGCGGGTGTCCGGATGGCTGAGCCAGGCTGGGTTAATGGGTTACTGCTCCCTGCCGTGCTGTGGGACTGAGGGCAAGCACGGCGGGAAAAGCCTCTGGCAGCGCTGGCACATCCCCTGGTGAGCCAACGGGCCGCTGTCCCCTCcggtgacacgggtgacacggTGCGGTGCGGCAGAGCAGGATGCTGAGACCCTCCCCCATCATTTGGGGGGCTGCAAAGGCGTTTTTAAAGCCCAGCAGTGGCACCGAGGGCCGCTCCACCTGGTGCCACCCCAGGTCCAAAAGGCACCGTGGGCTCCCCACGAGACCAGCTGCAGGTCGGGCAGGACCTGCTGCTCCGGCTCTCCCTGCCAGGCCTCAGCTTATCTCGCCCCAAAAGATGCATCTTTATTGCTCTGCATCTTTATTTCTCCGCATCTTtattcctgctcctccagcgCAGCTGTGTTGACGGGAGCTCAAGCAGAAACAGGTTATCCCGTGGGTGAGGCCAGCGTGGAGCTGTGCCCCTGGGAGCTGCCGGCGCTGCTTTGAGGGGCTTTTTGGAGATGTTGTGTTTCCTGCAGAAGCAAAgttgaggcagggatgggaacaaGGGAGCCTGTGCTGAATTCCAAGCAGGCTGGGGTGGCTGCGCTCCAAGTTAATGTGTGACCTTGGCAGCAGAGGGCTGGGAGCCCACACGGGCTCCCACAGCCAGCTGGAGACAGGGGCTGCTGCCGGCGAGCCAGATCAGATCAGTattcccaggaattccagccTCTTGTACCCAGGGAGCCGCGACGGCTTCCGATCCTTTCGGAGAGTTCGGGCAAACGCATCCGGAGGAGCTCCCGCAggcaggaggacgaggaggatttCCAGCCAAGGCAAATGGCAGCCGGTGCCACCCAGCCTGCCCGACTGGTCTGTCACACGTCCCTTCCCGGGGacctgctggcagggagaggcagctcCCCCAAAGTGCCACCATGGTGCCACCTCCGCCCGGCGCCTGAGCCCAGGTTTGGGGTGGCTGGAGCATCCCTGTATCCCTcggcagggaagggcagcaggagTGCCCGGAGGCAGCGagggaggcaggaaggaagagGGGACAGGCCCGGGGAGCAGAGGAGCCAGACCTGTCGGGGCTGCCCGGCTCTTTAGCATTAGGGAGGCGCGTACCTCTGTCACCGTCTGGGGCTAATTACAGGGACTTGTTTACAGCCCAGACGGCTGCCAGCCAGCGTAATCACATCaaactgggctgggctgggctctgcggcACATCCCCGAGTGTTCAcagcagccccgagccccgcagTGCCACCCCACCGTGCTGGTGGCCCTGCCGTGGGCTCCCTGTGCCTCTCGGGGCTGGGGCCAGGCTGGCACCGCTGAGCATGGCAGGGGTCTAATGAACAGCAAAGTTCCAAGAGATTAATTACACAAATGCAGCTTGGAGGCTTAATGAGCCCAGCGCAGCCCGGGAGTGCCCCCACCTCCCACGGGAGGGAGAAATGGGGACACTGTCCCCAaaccaggcagagcagagctggggctgcacatGAGGGTCCCCATTTGGCATCCCAGGGTCTCCCCCAACCCTGCTCCTCCTGTCGAGCCGAGGCTGTTCCCTGGCCCAGCTCACCAAGCCAGCAAGGCCAGGGCTCTTTTTGGGCAGCAAATCTGCACTCAAACCGGATTATTTCATCCCTATCCCAAAGCACAGCTTTGAACGACACCCTACAACCATCCCTGCGTCCCCCCGGGCTGCCCCAGGGTTCCAGACCCCAAAGGGCAGGAAAAAGCCAGCAGCCTTTTTGTTTTATCTCTCTGATTAGCCGATCTGCAGCGTTAATCATTGACccggcagcggggcagggaaaccggagctgcccctgccacatcccagcaccgcaggggctgctcaggaagGGGCACATGGGGGGCAGGGGATGCTGGAAGTGTTTGCTGGGAGCAGTGGGGACACTGCGATGTGTCCCTGACAGAGGGGACACGCCAGCCCCGTCCCAGTGTGGAGCAGGGAACGGCTCCTCGTGGTGGCAGAGGTGTAGGAGGACCAAAATTTCGTGGTCTGGGTGTTCTCACCTCTCATCCCTGAGACGGTTTTACGCATGGAACATTTTCCAGAGGGGTTGATCCACCCGTGGTGGGCGTTGCAGGGGTGAATCCCTCGGCGTGTTTGGTCACGGCCCCGTGATTGTcccccccatcccaccctggctCCCCATGGCAGGGCAGGAAGCGCGGGCTGAGGGCgtcaggctctgggctggcaTCCAGGGAACCCCAGGAGCCACCACATCAGCATCTCGCCTTTGTTTTGGGAAGCCGGGGCAGGAAGGAAGCGCGGTGGAAAGCGCCCGCGTGGGGAGGAGGGGACGGCTCCAATGGGTTTCCACTGCGTAACCCCAAGCCAGGCGTGTGCTGTGGGCTGGGACAGCCGGGCAGGAACAGCCCTGGGCAGAACAATGGCAGCCCGAGGGAAAGGATTTATTTTCCACTGAGTTGGGCTCAAACTCGGTCTGTTCCCACTAGACCTGGGATTACCAGTGCCAGCgaagggctggtggcagctggGGGAAAGCTCCTGCTGTGGGTGTTTCTGTTTTCCAAAACCTGTTCCAGCTTCAGATTGGGCAATTGGGGTCTTGACTGCCTGGcttcatccccatcccatcccatcccatcccatcccatcccatcccatcccatcccgctCAACAGGCAAAACCCCAGTCCTGCCAAGTGCCCGTATCCTCGCTGTGGGTTTGCTGTAACCCCCAAAAAGAaaggagccccccaaaaatccctcagaCTCATGCAGCGGTTCAGCCGGAAGATCTTGAGGCCGTGGTGCCTTGGAGCATCACTCCAGCTGGATGTGCTCCAGGGTCCCTGCAAGGGACGAGGAGCTGCTTGTCCTGCTGCCACGGGGACATGGGATCCATGCCCAGGGACggatccctgctccctgcctggggTCTGAGCCGTCTGCTCTCTGTCCCCAGCTGATGTCCCTGCCTGGGGTCTGAGCCGTCTGCTCTCTGTCCCCAGCTGATGTCCCTGCCTGGGGTCTGACCCCTCTGCTCTCTGTCCCCAGCTGATGTCCCTGCCGAGCCCTGCATGGCCCCAGCAGGACGAGCCCTCCCCGTGTGGCACCAGCACCGGCCTCCCCCCGGCCTCGTCCGACAGCGATTCCGGCTGTGCCCTGGAGGAGTACCTGGAGCCCCCCGCGGACCCCGCGCCCCCCGAGGTGGGCAGCACCcgcctctcccccagccccgcggGGTTCCCACACCGCAGCATCCCGTTTCCCGGGCTCCAGCACGCATTTTGGCACCTTCGACAAACCCTGACATTGCTGTTTTCTCCCAAGGTCCCGCCGTGCTTCGGGCCCCGCgcgccccagcctggctctcccTCTGACAGGACCCGGCTCCGAGccagagccctcctgcagcagctgcctcctcAGGACTGCGATGTAAGGCCCCTCTTTTTGGGGTGCTGCTCCCCTCCCCAGGCTCACCTGATGTCcacaaccaaacaaaattagctttaaaatcagttttatttattgaagggctttcaggtacatttagggcTGACAAAGCCACCCCAGGGGCTACACCCAAAAATGGACTACAGGTTACGggtttcacacttttataagttggGACCTTTGAATATTGGGGGTTAATCTTCCAATTAAAGCTTCAGCTAATGAAGTTATTGACCCCAAGTTTGCTCCTCCAActcttttgtttccatctctcagGGTCTGGGGCAGTGAGGTGTTGTTGATtcccaggcctggagaggaattgttgtgtctgcccaaaatgggaaagcagcagctcccactgtATGGAGTTTAGAGTTACACACTAAAGAACTGCGGGACTCTAGATGATTGGAAAAGATAAAGGCTGAATTCCTAAGGCATCAGAGCCCCCCTGACCCCCGTGCCCCACAGGAGCGGTACTGCCCCGACCTCGCCGAGGAGGAGCGGCGCCAGCTCCGCGCCTTCAGCGCCCGCCGCAGGCAGGAGGCTCTGGGACAGGGCCTGGCGTGTCCCGTGCCGGGTCCCTGCCAcggctgtccctgcaggaaggTGAGCTGTCCCCTCCAGCTGCCATTCCTTGGCAGGGACCCGTCCCCAaaagccagccctgccccaaaCCTCGCGTCCCTCTGCCTTGCAGTGCGGCCGGAGGCTGAACAAAGGGGACCCGGGGGTTTCGGCGTCTCGCCTGGGCGACCAGTTCTGGCACCCGTCCTGCTTCTCCTGCCACTTCTGCCACCAGCAGCTGGTGGATCTCATCTACTTCCAGCAGGATGGGAGGATCTACTGCGGCCGGCACCACGCCGAGCTCTTCCGACCCCGCTGTGCCTCCTGCGACCAGGTGGGTGCCGGGCACGGGGAGGCGTTGACCTCGCTTTGGCTGTTAAATGTCCCCGAGCTCGGCTGGAGGCTCCAAATCCATCAAAACCACTGATGGGCTGGAGGAATACCCCTGGATATCCtggagggctgggggctcctCCTCCccgcccagcacagcaggacgGGGCGCtttttcccatcccagctgATCTTCATGGAGGAGTGCATCGAGGCCGAGGGCCGGCgctggcacctggagcacttCTGCTGCCTGGAATGCGACGAGCCCCTGCGCGGGCAGCGCTACGTGATGCGGAGCGGCCGGCCCTGCTGCCGGGGCTGCTTCGAGAGCCTCTTTGCCGAGCCGTGCCAGGCGTGCGGGGACCCCATCGGTACGGCCGTACCCCCGGAGCCTTTGTGGCGTCACGGGTTCGGGCTTTTTCTTGGGGGTTTGGAGAACCTCACGCTGCGGTTGCCCCGCAGGTGCTGAGAGCGAGGAGGTCACGcaccaggggctgcactggcaCGCCCGAGcctcctgcttctgctgcagcCGGTGCCGGGCACCGCTGCGGGGACAGCCCCTCACCTGCCGCCGCGGCCGCCTCTTCTGCTCCGACACCTGCGGCCAGgacgcctctcccagcgcctccgaCTCCTCCGACTCGGCCTTCGCCTCCGCTCCGTCCCCCGACTCCACACCCCTGTCCCCCGGCAGGAGCTCGGCAgcggggggctgcaggcagcggGGGGAAGGGGCTGGTAGGGTCCTGCTGCCATGGGGTGGGAGCAGATCTGGGCTCTGGGGGCTTGACCGGGGATGTCACACCGTGGGAAGTGGTGATAAACtccccccatggtgggagctgggggtgggAGCAGATCCCGGCTCTGGGGGCTTCACCGGGGATGTCACACCGTGGGAGTGGTGATAAAGTGCCACCACagtgggggctgggggtgggttGGTGCTGCCCCGTTGTGTCCCTCGACAACCCttgcttctccttcctcccttaCACCCACTTCCCCTCTTCCAGAGGCGTTTTTGGATCAGGCCCCGGTGCACCCCGCGTTCAGGAGCCCCGGGGATCTCGGAGCGGCTGCGCGGGAGCAGAGCAGCGACGCCACCAAggagcacccaggggtgctgggaCCCCCAGCCGGCCACCCCTCAgccccccagcctggcccagagcGGCCCAGCGAGCCCGGAGCCCTGGGCCACGCGATTTTGGGGGACCCTGAACCCCGAACAGCCGCAGGCAGTGGAAACCCACCGTGCCAAGCGGGCACCTCCCCTCCCCGACACAGCCCCCGGGCAGAGGATGGCACGGAGGAGGATGACTCCTGGTGTCCCACCTGCTCCTCATCTTCGGACTCGGACTCGGAGGAGGAGGGCTTCTTTTTCGGGAAGCCCATCCCCAAGCCCGGGATGAattccctgggcagggagcccccggggaggggcaggggcaggacggCCAAGCACTGCAGTGTGTCCTAACAGCGGGGTCCGGGGTCCCCGAGTGGCACTGCCAGGTCCTGCCACGGCCCAAGGCTGTGGGAGAAGCTGCTGGGATCCCTCCCCCGGCAGAGCCTGCGCTTCCTGCCAGCCTCTCCCAGAATTAGGAACAGGTAAAGCAGGaagggagcggggccgggccggcctccagcacctccgacgaggcggcagcgccggggagAGCGGCCGGAGCTCCAGATGAGGGCAGCTGCCTGCATCACCCCGCTGCTCCCACTGGGATCCTTCCCCGGGCTCCTCCGTGCCCCACTGCCACCCCTCTCCATCCCTGGTGGCACCGTGTCCCGCTGCCACCACCGCGAGGGGACCGGGGCGCGGCACTGCTGCCGCCCATGGCAAAGCTCCAATAAAGTCTGGCTGAAAACTGAGCAcaggctctgccctgctccttcccagcccactGTGACACTGACCATGGCACCAGGGCTGGGAGGTCCCCAGGGGTGACCTCTGCCCTCTGCCACAGCCGGGGTTCACTGTGGGACCCCTCCCTTGCAGGAACAGAGCAATGGCAGAGCAAGGGCTGCAAAGGAGACACGGTTTATTTGAACATTTAAACCCAGGAACACTCGCTGGGCTTTGGGAACACATTCCTGGCAATCAGCCATGGAGGAGaggggctgctgccctgcctccAGTAAAACCAGTAACACTTTTGCTGCCCTCAGGGGTTTGGGAAGGGCTAAACCC comes from the Lonchura striata isolate bLonStr1 chromosome 30, bLonStr1.mat, whole genome shotgun sequence genome and includes:
- the PRICKLE4 gene encoding prickle-like protein 4, with protein sequence MSLPSPAWPQQDEPSPCGTSTGLPPASSDSDSGCALEEYLEPPADPAPPEVPPCFGPRAPQPGSPSDRTRLRARALLQQLPPQDCDERYCPDLAEEERRQLRAFSARRRQEALGQGLACPVPGPCHGCPCRKCGRRLNKGDPGVSASRLGDQFWHPSCFSCHFCHQQLVDLIYFQQDGRIYCGRHHAELFRPRCASCDQLIFMEECIEAEGRRWHLEHFCCLECDEPLRGQRYVMRSGRPCCRGCFESLFAEPCQACGDPIGAESEEVTHQGLHWHARASCFCCSRCRAPLRGQPLTCRRGRLFCSDTCGQDASPSASDSSDSAFASAPSPDSTPLSPGRSSAAGGCRQRGEGAEAFLDQAPVHPAFRSPGDLGAAAREQSSDATKEHPGVLGPPAGHPSAPQPGPERPSEPGALGHAILGDPEPRTAAGSGNPPCQAGTSPPRHSPRAEDGTEEDDSWCPTCSSSSDSDSEEEGFFFGKPIPKPGMNSLGREPPGRGRGRTAKHCSVS